The Geminocystis sp. NIES-3708 genome contains the following window.
ATTGTTAAAGTGTTTGTCATAGTTTTGCCCTCCTTTACTTGAATTGAATAGTAATTTATAAAATCTGTGTATTGTTAATCTTTTGATTAATATTTATCCCTATTTCCTCGTTAATTGTTAATTATTTTGTAACTAAACTTTATTTCTATTTTACGATAATCTTATCTTTTGTTAAGTATTCTTAACATTAATCTTATTTTATCCGTACCTTTTTCCTCAATTCACAATTCCCATTTTTATAGCTCGATGCCAACGGCACGCTACGCGCCCGAACTTACGTTTACTTACCCATTTCAGAAATCGATCGCAATAGCTGACAGTACCGTTTTTATACCGCAATATAAAAAACCTCTACCTTTACAAAAAAGCCTATAACCTTTTCTATTAATAAGCTATAGCGTTTTAACAAAAAAAAACCTCTACCTTTCCTCTACCTTTACTGTTTTGTTATATCCCATATAGAGTAATAGTTTTGACTGTAGTCTTTTATAGCTCCTCTACTTTTCCTCTACCTTTACTTTAAACTCTTGATATATATAAGTCTTAGGAGTAGTATATAACCCTGAAACTTTCATTTTTTGGTTATTCATTTTCTAAAGGTAGAGGATATGTCATTTTATTTTTAGATTATGTTTTATTTACAATAATATAACATACATTAAAATAAAGAAAATTCACATAGACAATATTTAAAAACCTCTACTTTATCTACGATTACGCTGTAATAGTACCTCTAAGTTATATGGTGTATGGATTCCAAAAGGTAGAGGAAAGGTAGAGGATTAAAAAATAGAAAAGCTAGACACTTTATTAAATGAAGAGTCTAGCCTTTGAGTAAAGGTAGAGGATTTCTCTACTTTTACTTTTTGATGGTATTTTTTAGGGTGATGTTACAAAGATTTAATTCTAATTCCTTTTTTCGTTGGCACTTGATCAACCTTTTTTAATGTGATTAGGGATAATAATAATTGGTTTACTTCATTGATAGGAGTATTTTTAAACTCCCAAATATACCTCTTTATATCAACACTGGTAATCTCTCCTTTCTTCTCTACCAACTCAAGAATTTTTAGCAGTTGGCTATCAATCACATCATCTTGGCACTTGTTTAAAATATAGGCAAAATGTCTTAAATAATAATTACCAAGCTCGATCGCCCGTGCCATAATTTCAGAATTAATAATTAATTCATTGGTAATTAAATTTGGTTGAATGTGCATGGACAGAAAATGTAAGATACCAGCAAACTTAATAACATCACTCTCAATTTTTGAGTATTTATTTTCGAGTTGAGGCAAAGATATTTGTTGTAAACTATCCATGATTGAATGTTGCCACTGTCTAAATAATTCATATGCTTGATCATCAATGAGTAGATCACTATTAATATTTTGGTGGATCAAGATATTTAACAAATCTCTTAATGTCTCAGAAAAATTGTTTTCCGTATCATCACGGGTTACTAACTTGCCTAATGGCATTTTTCCTGCCCAAATTAACCAACGGGCGCTAACACCTGATAAATCATCTTTTGTCGCTAAAATTTGACGCAACATTACCTCCTGAATTGTGCCAACGGTAGAAATAGCAGTCCGTTCCAAAAAGACGTTACTATCGTCACTAGCACGGGTTTTTATCAATGGTTTACCCTCATACAACTCTAAGTCCCTTTGGATGTCATCACCATTGTAAAATTTATTCATTCTTTTGAAATACCCTGATAATTCATCTACATAGCATAAGAAGCCGTTGAGATTTTCCGAATGAGTTTTGATTAAGCCATCAAAGGTAGAATCTTGCACGATAAATCTTCTTAACACTGGTTTAGGTTCATCACTATCTGATTGTTGCCAATACTCTAATTCGTGTTTATATCGTTGGTATTCATCTATATTTTTATCCATGAGAGGATCAATTGCTAGTCGAAGAGTAGGAGATTTTTTTGCACCTGATCGAGCAACAATCATAGTGCGTAAAATGAAAGGCACGATATAACGACTTTTAGCATTTACTATTATTCTTGATCTAGTACCAATAACGGAACTTAAAACGGGTAATAAACCAGTTACTACAGCATCAGGATTAGTAGGAATTTGGGCGGCGGCGCTAATAATTAATTCTGCAAAATAATCCCCAAAAAGATAATTCAAGTTTAATAGTTCATTCGGAACTGACATTAAATTACTTAAATCATTGTTAATATTTTCAAGTTCAATAGTTCTCTCATTGGCTTTTATTCGTGCGTCTATAGCCTTTTGTAGCAAATTACTACTAATCTTATTCTGTGCGCAAAATTGACCTATTTGAAGTTGTCTATCATCTTCTGACATAATAGGATCTGCTAGTCGATCCACCATTTCCGAAAATACTTTAGGCAAAAAGTTCTCAGATATTTCATTATCAGAATTATCGTAACTCCGCTTAATTCGAGTAACATTCCGTTTTAAGTTTTCGCGCATCCATATACGTTGATCGAAGCCGTTGTATTTTGCCAAGTGGAATAATGTTCCTAATGTAATGGAACTACCTTTAAATGATTGCCACTTAGTCATCATTTCATTTGCCTTATATTTATCACTTGTCATTGACCAGTTATCCCAAATGTCGAATAAATCACCATGACTAGCTAATGCCATGCCTACAGTGATCCAATCATCATAATTTTCATTTGGGATATACTCGATTGCACTCTCTATCATTTTGAGTTCATCATCATTAGACAACTCATTATTAAATTCAAGTTTGTAAAAAGTATTTAATAGAGCAAAAGATTCCTGATCCGATAATTCACGGGGTGGGATTTCCTTAATCCATTTGTAATAATCAGTTTCAGGATGTACGGAAGGAGGAATTACACTAGCACATCCTTTGTACCGAATTTCAAGATGATCGAGATTGATAGTGTTATATCCTTTGTAGCTTTTTAGGTCGGCTTTACGCTCGTTGCTCCATAAACCTAAGTGTTTTTTTGGTATTCGATAAGCAGTCTGATAATGTCCTTTTTTGCCACTTGTCCAACGCATACTATCTTGATTGAGTAACCATGAACCAATACCCTTAGCTGGTTGATCGGCACTATCACCATCAAAATCTATGGCAACAATTCCACAGCCGTTAAATTCACCTGTCAACAATCCATAGCCATTTGCTTTACCAATGCTTAACTGTTCTTGACAATAGTCGTAAGACTTGCCTTTTTGCCAACCCTTCTCAAAGTATTCTTTATTTTTGCATACAGC
Protein-coding sequences here:
- a CDS encoding DUF3987 domain-containing protein, with the translated sequence MIAGNVGSFTLFDLYSQHRFAVCKNKEYFEKGWQKGKSYDYCQEQLSIGKANGYGLLTGEFNGCGIVAIDFDGDSADQPAKGIGSWLLNQDSMRWTSGKKGHYQTAYRIPKKHLGLWSNERKADLKSYKGYNTINLDHLEIRYKGCASVIPPSVHPETDYYKWIKEIPPRELSDQESFALLNTFYKLEFNNELSNDDELKMIESAIEYIPNENYDDWITVGMALASHGDLFDIWDNWSMTSDKYKANEMMTKWQSFKGSSITLGTLFHLAKYNGFDQRIWMRENLKRNVTRIKRSYDNSDNEISENFLPKVFSEMVDRLADPIMSEDDRQLQIGQFCAQNKISSNLLQKAIDARIKANERTIELENINNDLSNLMSVPNELLNLNYLFGDYFAELIISAAAQIPTNPDAVVTGLLPVLSSVIGTRSRIIVNAKSRYIVPFILRTMIVARSGAKKSPTLRLAIDPLMDKNIDEYQRYKHELEYWQQSDSDEPKPVLRRFIVQDSTFDGLIKTHSENLNGFLCYVDELSGYFKRMNKFYNGDDIQRDLELYEGKPLIKTRASDDSNVFLERTAISTVGTIQEVMLRQILATKDDLSGVSARWLIWAGKMPLGKLVTRDDTENNFSETLRDLLNILIHQNINSDLLIDDQAYELFRQWQHSIMDSLQQISLPQLENKYSKIESDVIKFAGILHFLSMHIQPNLITNELIINSEIMARAIELGNYYLRHFAYILNKCQDDVIDSQLLKILELVEKKGEITSVDIKRYIWEFKNTPINEVNQLLLSLITLKKVDQVPTKKGIRIKSL